The following proteins are co-located in the Apium graveolens cultivar Ventura chromosome 5, ASM990537v1, whole genome shotgun sequence genome:
- the LOC141660578 gene encoding uncharacterized protein LOC141660578: MPRGRPKKNPPPPPEEESHDTQPHLQQNQDRRQHRDPTPPPNQDDPMRLLVAFLRQQTQNPPTRGGGPQDQQTPSTVTFKSFKSLNPPEFKGTTDPVEARVWLREIEKTFEIVDVKEEKKTIFAAYMLKGEANYWWEAKKTLETTFPIPWTRFTELFLEKYFLKYMENQMELKFLELKQGNMSVAEYEAKFTELSRFVPYHVDTDEKKAKRFQQGLKPYIQNRIAVFEITNYTTLVQKAAIVESASELIENVGAQKDNKKFRTPQKSNLLQGRPPVPECKTCGRKHPGECYQANVTCFNCGQKGHYASHCKEKATICYSCGKKGYMAKDYRKQAPKESSTLRLMAPPSNKPTAHTFNMMVKDVVADNDVIAGTLLVNSEDACILIDSGATRSFISLNFMSKLGIELATLEEVMAIEVANQEVVNVDQVCQNCDIEICGQHFTADLIPFKLEEFDVILGMDWLVKYDAQINCRRKRVSVKKPKGKRVMMHGRKQRKKLLTMMEATRFLRQRCQAYLAHVKDIEKHTPKIKEILVVNEFEDVFPEELPGLPPDREIEFTIDLAPGTQPISKAPYRMAPIEMKELATQLQELLKKGVIRPSVSPWGAPVLFVKKKDGSMRLCIDYRELNKMTIKNKYPLPRIDDLFDQLKGAAHFSKIDLRSGYHQLKIMPEDIPKTAFRTRYGYYKFLVMPFGLTNAPAAFMDLMNRDYDCTINYHPGKANVVADALSRKERLKMLITSEELIREFEKMELEVKIPVQAKEHVFDIRVQPELIEKIRRCQEKFLEERRSELTGEELRSSKDEKGIKRYASRIWIPNIEELKHEIMNEAHNSRYSIHPGSVAPYEALYGRKCRSPVCWDEVGERKLLGPEMIQQTKQSIENIRKRLVVAQDRRRKYANQGRKDKEFEIGEKVLLKISPWKGVMRFGKKGKLSPRFIGPFEILKRVGSVSYQLALPPDLQHIHDVFHIFVLKKYHQDNCHVLNYEPIEVKSNLTYEEQPMENIDRKVQELKQKNIPLVKVLWRNHATEEATWELESEIRNKYPFLFSDESDSGDGIL; the protein is encoded by the exons ATGCCAAGAGGACGACCTAAGAAGAATCCTCCACCTCCACCAGAAGAAGAGAGCCATGATACCCAACCTCACCTGCAACAAAACCAAGACCGAAGACAACATAGGGACCCGACCCCACCTCCGAATCAAGATGATCCTATGCGACTATTGGTGGCATTTCTGCGACAACAAACTCAAAATCCTCCAACTAGAGGAGGGGGACCACAAGATCAGCAAACCCCATCTACTGTTACCTTCAAATCCTTTAAATCTTTGAACCCTCCTGAGTTCAAAGGTACCACTGACCCTGTTGAGGCTCGAGTTTGGCTTCGTGAGATCGAAAAGACATTTGAAATAGTTGATGTTAAAGAAGAGAAGAAAACTATCTTTGCTGCCTATATGCtaaaaggagaagctaactattggtgggaagccAAGAAAACACTTGAAACCACTTTTCCTATACCATGGACTAGATTTACGGAACTGTTCCTCGAAAAGTACTTTCTAAAATACATGGAGAATCAGATGGAACTTAAGTTTTTAGAACTTAAGCAAGGAAACATGTCTGTAGCtgaatatgaagctaagttcacTGAGCTCTCTAGGTTCGTCCCATACCATGTTGACACTGATGAGAAGAAAGCCAAgcgatttcagcaaggactaaaacccTACATTCAGAACCGCATAGCTGTGTTTGAAATCACCAACTACACTACACTAGTTCAAAAAGCTGCAATTGTGGAAAGCGCAAGCGAACT GATTGAAAATGTTGGTGCTCAGAAGGATAATAAAAAATTCAGGACCCCTCAAAAATCTAACTTGCTTCAGGGCAGACCTCCTGTACCTGAGTGCAAAACATGTGGAAGAAAGCATCCTGGGGAGTGTTATCAGGCAAATGTCACTTGTTTCAACTGTGGACAAAAAGGACACTATGCGTCTCACTGCAAGGAAAAAGCTACTATTTGTTACTCTTGTGGGAAGAAGGGTTACATGGCTAAAGATTATCGAAAGCAAGCACCTAAGGAAAGCTCAACACTTAGACTTATGGCACCTCCAAGCAACAAGCCTACTGCACACACTTTCAACATGATGGTTAAAGATGTCGTTGCTGATAATGATGTTATAGCAGGTACACTTCTAGTTAATTCTGAAGATGCATGTATTTTAATTGATTCCGGTGCTACAAGATCTTTTATATCTTTGAACTTTATGAGTAAGTTGGGCATCGAGTTAGCTACGTTAGAAGAAGTCATGGCCATAGAAGTAGCAAACCAAGAAGTTGTCAATGTTGATCAAGTATGTCAAAATTGTGACATAGAAATATGTGGACAACATTTTACTGCTGACCTCATTCCTTTTAAGTTAGAAGAATTTGAcgtgattttaggaatggattggttagttAAATATGACGCACAAATTAATTGTCGACGAAAGCGAGTAAGTGTGAAAAAGCCAAAGGGTAAACGAGTAATGATGCATGGACGAAAACAAAGGAAGAAGTTATTAACCATGATGGAAGCAACGAGATTCCTTCGGCAAagatgtcaagcttatttagctcACGTAAAAGACATAGAAAAACACACCCCTAAGATCAAAGAAATTCTTGTGGTCAATGAATTTGAAGATGTCTTTCCGGAAGAATTACCGGGATTGCCCCCTGATAGGGAGATAGAATTCACGATCGACCTTGCTCCAGGAACACAACCTATTTCTAAAGCACCTTATAGGATGGCACCcattgaaatgaaggaattggcgaCCCAACTACAAGAGCTGCTAAAAAAGGGAGTGATTCGTCCTAGTGTGTCTCCTTGGGgagcaccagtactgtttgtaaagaagaaagatggatcCATGCGgttatgtatcgattatcgtgaatTAAATAAGATGACAATAAAGAACAAATATCCACTACCGAGGATTGATGACTTGttcgatcaactaaaaggagctgctcacttttcaaagattgacttaaggtcAGGTTATCATCAACTAAAAATCATgcctgaagatattccaaagaccgCTTTTAGGACTCGATATGGATATTACAAATTTTTAGTCATGCcatttggattgacgaatgctcCAGCTGCctttatggatctaatgaataga GACTACGATTGCACGATAAACTATCaccctggaaaggcaaatgtcgTTGCAGACGCTTTGAGTAGGAAAGAAAGACTTAAGATGTTGATTACTTCGGAAGAGCTGATCCGGGAGTTCGAGAAGATGGAATTAGAAGTCAAGATTCCAGTCCAAGCTAAAGAGCACGTATTTGATATTCGTGTACAACCAGAACTAATTGAGAAGATACGGAGATGTCAAGAAAAGTTTTTAGAAGAAAGAAGGTCTGAATTGACAGGAGAAGAACTTCGAAGTTCAAAAGATGAAAAAGGAATTAAGAGATATGCCTCACGAATCTGGATTCCGAATATTGAAGAGTTGAAACATGAGATCATGAATGAAGCCCATAACTCACGTTATtcaattcatccaggaa GTGTGGCTCCTTATGAGGCATTATATGGAAGGAAGTGTCGCTCACCGGTTtgctgggatgaagttggagaaagGAAGTTACTAGGCCCAGAAATGATCCAACAGACTAAACAATCCATTGAAAATATCCGTAAAAGGTTAGTGGTTGCTCAAGACCGACGGAGAAAGTACGCgaatcaaggaagaaaagatAAAGAATTTGAAATTGGAGAAAAGGTTTTATTAAAGATTTCCCCTTGGAAGGGtgtgatgagatttggcaagaaaggcaAATTGAGCCCTCGATttattggaccttttgaaatcttaAAGAGAGTCGGATCAGTCTCTTATCAATTAGCATTACCACCAGATCTACAACATATTCACGACGTATTTCATATATTTGTACTAAAGAAATATCATCAAGATAACTGCCATGTCCTTAATTACGAGCCGATTGAGGTAAAATCTAATTTGACTTATGAAGAGCAACCGATGGAAAATATAGATCGGAAAGTACAAGAATTAAAACAGAAGAATATACCTTTGGTCAAAGTGTTATGGCGAAATCACGCAACTGAAGAAGCTACTTGGGAACTCGAGAGTGAGATTCGCAACAAGTACCCGTTTCTATTCAGCGACGAAAGTgattccggggacggaatcctATAA